GTGCGGCGTCCGCTTCGGAGTCCTGGCGCCCGCGACCCCGTCGCCCCTTGGCGGCGGGGTCCGGCATCGCCCTGGTCATCCCCGGCAGGAAGTCCGTGAACAGCTCGTGCACCTCGTGGACGAGGGGGCGCAGCACGCGGAAGCGGGAGAGGACCACACCGCGCGCGGTGAGCCGGGCGCCGCGCTCGGCGAGCCGGTAGCTGCGCTCGCTGCCCTCCGTGCGGTCGAAGATCCAGTACAGCACCAGCCCCATCTGGGCCAGCCACATCAGCTCCGGGAGCACGTCCTTGAGGTCGGCGGGCACCTTGGTGCGGGAACCGGCCAGCACCTCGCGCTGGAGGGCGACGACCTCCGTGCGCGCGGGCTCCGACTCGGCGGAGAAGGGGCTGAGCGGGCTGTCCGGGTCGGCCGCGTTCTTGAAGAACTGCACCGCGAACTCGTGGTACGGGGCCGCCACGTCCAGCCAGGCCTTGAGCACCCCGGCGAACCGGGCGTGCAGCTCCGTCTCCCGGGCCAGGACCTCCCGGACCGCCTCCCGGTGCTCGGCGGCGATCCGGTCGTAGAAGCCCTGGATCAGGTGTTCCTTGCCGGCGAAGTAGTAGTACGCGTTCCCGACGGAGACCCCCGCCTCCTGGGCGATGGCCCGCATGGTGGTCTTGTCGTACCCCCGCTCCTGGAAGAGCCGCATCGCGGTCTCCAGGATCAGGGCACGGGTCTGCTCGCTCTTGGTCACCGGGGGGTCGTTCTTCGCAGGCACGGGTCGAGCCTAGCCAGTCGGACAGGTGCCGTCCGGGCAGGCACCCGGGGTGGGGCCGGGGCCGCGGTACACCCAGCCGGCGCGGGGGTCGTAGACCCAGCCGTCCCGGCGGACGTAGGCGGTGCCGCCCCAGTGCGGGCTCCGCCCGGCCGCCGTGCGGGCCCGGCCGGCCTCCCGCCACTTCGCGGCGGCGAGCACCGCGCTGCGGGCCACCCGCAGGCCCGCCGGGGTGGACAGCCGGTGGGCGAGCCGGCGGTGCTCGCGCAGCGCCCACAGGCAGACGATCCAGGCGGCGGCCCCGCGGTAGACCTGGCCGCCGTCGCCGACGACGGTGATCTCCTCCATCGTCGCCCCGTGGTCAAGACCCGGCAGCAGCCGCCGGGCCTCCCCGGACCCCGCCGGGACGAAGTCCAGGGGCACGAGCTGCCGTTGCCGGCCGAGCCAGCCGCGGACGAAGGTGCACAGGGCGCACCGTTCGTCGTAGAGGACCGTGAGCCGGCGGACCGGGGGCCGCGGGGCCGCGGCGGGGACGGCCGAGGGGGAGACGGCCGGGGCGGCCGTCGTGTGCGGCGTGCGCATCGGGTCACGCTCCGGCGGGCGGGGCGACGTAGCCCTGCGGCGGGACCGGCGGGAACTGCTCGCGCTCCATCGCCCCGCGCCGGCGGATCCGGCTGAGCACGTACACGTTGCCCAGGTGCATCACGCCGAGGACCAGCAGCACCACGCCGAGCTTGGTCGACAGGGCCTCGAAGACCCCGCGGGCGTCGGTGACGGTGCCGTCGCCGTTGAGGTACAGCGCGACGAAGCCGAGGTTGACGAGGTAGAAGCCGACCACCAGGAGGTGGTTGACGGCGTCGGCGAGCTTCTCGTTCCCGTGCAGGACGTCGGCGAGGAAGATCCGCCCGTTGCGGCTCAGCGTCCGGGCGACCCAGATGGTCAGGGCGATGCTGATCACCAGGTAGATGACGTACGCGACGACTGTGAGGTCCATGTCCCCACCCCTTCTTGAACGCGTTCAAAAGGCTGTCAGGGATGACTGTAGACCTGTTTTTGAACACGTTCAAGCCGAGGGGTGGCCGAGCGAAGTGCGCAGGCGGGCGTGCCCTCAGTGCGCGGCGGCCCCGCGCCGCTGCGCCGCGCGCCCCAGCTCGGGCCGCTTGGCGTAGTCGGTGAAGCCGAGGACGTTCCCCCAGGGGTCGGCCGCCTCGACGGTCCACCCCGTGGCGACGGCGAACGGCTCGTCCAGCGGGCGCACCCCCGCGGCGGCCAGCGTGCGCGCCGTCACGCGCGCGTCGCGCACCTCCAGCCACACGCGGGGCGCGGCCCACGGCGGCGGCCGGTGGCCGAGGCCCTCCTCGTGCCGCAGCAGCAGCCCCGGGGTCTCGCCGCCCACGCCCAGCAGGGCGATCCCGGCCTCGTCGAGCCGGAACCGCAGCGGAAAGCCGGCCGCCTCGTAGAAGGCCACGGCCTCGTCGAGATCCCCGACGGACAGCAGCACGTTGTCGAAGCCGAGCAGCTCGTACGACTCGTCGTCTGACATGCCATCAGATTAGGTGGCCGGTTCCCGGAAGCCCGTGCACACCGGCGGCGGGGTCACCCGCCCGGGCGAGACGTGGACCCGACTTCTCTTCGGGAGGGTTTCTCCTGCAAGATGACCTGCACTCATACTTATGCACATCTGATGCCAGGAGTGGTCGCCGTGACCCAGCCGCCCAACCAGCCGCCGCAGCCCCCGAACCAGCCGCCGGGGTACGGCTACCCGAACTCGGGCGAACAGAACCCCTACGGGGCCGCGCCCGGCGCCGGTCCCTACCAGCAGCCGCAGTACGGCTACCCGCAGGCGGGCGGCTACCCGGCGGGCGGCGCCGTGCCGCCGCCCGGTGCGTTCGGCGGCGACCCCAACGCCCCCTACGGCTACGACCCCTACGGACGGCCGTACTCCGACAAGTCGAAGATCGTCGCGGGCGTGCTCAGCATCTTCCTCGGCTACCTCGGCATCGGGCGGTTCTACATCGGGCACGTGGGTCTGGGCATCGCCCAGCTGCTCACCTGCGGCGGTCTCGGCATCTGGTCGCTGATCGACGGGATCGTGCTGCTGACCAGCAACAACACCACGGACTCCAATGGACGGATCCTGCGTGGCTGACGCGGGCCCGCGCACCGGACGGGTGCCGGCCGGTCCCCGGCCGGCCCTCCGGTGGCTGCCGCCCGTGCTGCGCCGCCCCGAGGCGGCGCCGCTCGCGGTGGGCGCCGCGGGGCTCGCGGGCGCCGCGTACCTCTACGGGACGAACCCGCACGAGCCCGGGCACGCCCTGCCGGGCTGCCCCTTCCGGTTCGTCACCGGACTGCTCTGCCCGGCCTGCGGCGGCACCCGCATGGTGTACGACCTGATGCACGGGCAGTTCGCGCAGGCCTGGCTCGACAACCGGATGCTGCTGCTCGCCGCGCCGTTCGCCCTCGCACTGCTCGGCCGCTGGGCGCTGGAGGGGCTGCGGGGCCGCCGCTGGCGTCCCCGACTGCGCCCGCGCACCCAGGTGTTGATCCTCGCCCTCGCCGTGACCTGGACCGTGGCCCGCAACATCCGCTGAGCGCCGCATGGTTGTCCAACCGTCAAGTTTGGGACTTGACCGTTACTTGGTCATTGTTTGATCACGGGATGACTACAAATGGCCGTTTGCTCTCCCTGGGTGTGATCGGACTCTCTAAGCTCCCTGCTCACAGGGGGGATGACGTGTGCTGCACGACCTTCGGCGAACTCTGCCGCGGGTCCCTCCTGAAGCGCCCGGAGCGATGTGCTCCGGACACATTTCAGTCATTCAGGAGCCACACCATGACCGTCCCCGCCCCCGACGCCCCCTACGGTTTCGACCCCCAGGGCCGTCCCTACTCCGACAAGTCGAAGATCGTCGCCGGCATC
The DNA window shown above is from Streptomyces sp. NBC_00670 and carries:
- a CDS encoding thiol-disulfide oxidoreductase DCC family protein — protein: MRTPHTTAAPAVSPSAVPAAAPRPPVRRLTVLYDERCALCTFVRGWLGRQRQLVPLDFVPAGSGEARRLLPGLDHGATMEEITVVGDGGQVYRGAAAWIVCLWALREHRRLAHRLSTPAGLRVARSAVLAAAKWREAGRARTAAGRSPHWGGTAYVRRDGWVYDPRAGWVYRGPGPTPGACPDGTCPTG
- a CDS encoding TM2 domain-containing protein, with the protein product MTQPPNQPPQPPNQPPGYGYPNSGEQNPYGAAPGAGPYQQPQYGYPQAGGYPAGGAVPPPGAFGGDPNAPYGYDPYGRPYSDKSKIVAGVLSIFLGYLGIGRFYIGHVGLGIAQLLTCGGLGIWSLIDGIVLLTSNNTTDSNGRILRG
- a CDS encoding VOC family protein, encoding MSDDESYELLGFDNVLLSVGDLDEAVAFYEAAGFPLRFRLDEAGIALLGVGGETPGLLLRHEEGLGHRPPPWAAPRVWLEVRDARVTARTLAAAGVRPLDEPFAVATGWTVEAADPWGNVLGFTDYAKRPELGRAAQRRGAAAH
- a CDS encoding DUF2752 domain-containing protein → MDGSCVADAGPRTGRVPAGPRPALRWLPPVLRRPEAAPLAVGAAGLAGAAYLYGTNPHEPGHALPGCPFRFVTGLLCPACGGTRMVYDLMHGQFAQAWLDNRMLLLAAPFALALLGRWALEGLRGRRWRPRLRPRTQVLILALAVTWTVARNIR
- a CDS encoding TetR/AcrR family transcriptional regulator, with the protein product MPAKNDPPVTKSEQTRALILETAMRLFQERGYDKTTMRAIAQEAGVSVGNAYYYFAGKEHLIQGFYDRIAAEHREAVREVLARETELHARFAGVLKAWLDVAAPYHEFAVQFFKNAADPDSPLSPFSAESEPARTEVVALQREVLAGSRTKVPADLKDVLPELMWLAQMGLVLYWIFDRTEGSERSYRLAERGARLTARGVVLSRFRVLRPLVHEVHELFTDFLPGMTRAMPDPAAKGRRGRGRQDSEADAAPDTAPGSGADPEKG